In Deltaproteobacteria bacterium, a genomic segment contains:
- a CDS encoding 30S ribosomal protein S1 has product MSVKEEELLTEKMEEGPPPEVVEEQTETKGKPEEGESFQALYEESLHEVQEGEVVHGRVIHVGPEFVTVDIGFKSEGQLPLREFYNKDGTLVVSVGDSVDVFVERKESETGLVNLSKEKADKFKFWEEISRAWNEDQVIEGKIVSRIKGGLNVDIGVMAFLPGSQVDIRPIRNLEKLVGGTFKFKIIKLNRRRGNVVLSRRILLEKERESRRQKTLEILKEGQIVEGVVKNITDYGVFIDLGGIDGLMHITDISWGRINHPSEVLTLGSKIKVKILQFDREHQRVSLGLKQTLPDPWEKIIERFPVGARVKGKVTSITDYGAFIQLQEGVEGLVHVSEMSWTKRVKHPSKILSVGDEVEVMVLEVEPGQKRISLGLKQTVPNPWDTIAERYPVGTKIQGRIKNITDFGIFIGIDEGIDGLVHISDVSWIQRLKHPSEVFKKGQEVQAIVLNIDKENQRFSLGMKQIQRNPWDDVHHRFKIGQTIQGKVTNVTKFGAFVEIEPGIEGLVHISELSNQRVEKATEVAKVGDEVQAVVINVDPKKHKIGLSIKEVGRSQAHPSRKESPPAYDDDTSDFGRMLKEGLEKRARESDNLREQ; this is encoded by the coding sequence ATGTCAGTAAAAGAGGAAGAACTTTTAACCGAAAAAATGGAGGAGGGTCCTCCACCAGAGGTAGTTGAAGAACAGACCGAAACCAAAGGCAAACCCGAAGAAGGGGAGAGTTTCCAAGCCCTATACGAAGAGAGCCTGCACGAAGTGCAAGAAGGAGAAGTTGTACACGGGCGGGTGATCCATGTCGGTCCAGAATTCGTAACGGTTGACATCGGGTTTAAATCGGAAGGCCAGCTTCCTTTGCGGGAGTTTTACAACAAGGATGGAACGCTGGTTGTGTCCGTCGGCGACTCCGTCGATGTTTTTGTGGAGCGGAAAGAGTCGGAAACGGGGTTGGTGAACCTATCGAAGGAAAAGGCTGATAAATTTAAATTCTGGGAAGAAATCAGCCGTGCCTGGAATGAAGACCAAGTAATTGAAGGGAAGATCGTCTCCCGGATCAAGGGAGGACTGAATGTGGATATTGGTGTGATGGCTTTTCTGCCTGGCTCCCAAGTCGACATTCGCCCCATCCGCAATTTAGAGAAACTTGTCGGCGGCACTTTTAAATTTAAGATCATCAAGCTCAACCGGCGGCGGGGGAATGTAGTTTTATCCCGCCGTATTCTTTTAGAGAAAGAGCGGGAGTCACGCCGGCAGAAAACCTTGGAGATTCTGAAAGAAGGACAGATCGTCGAAGGAGTGGTCAAGAATATTACCGATTATGGGGTGTTCATCGATTTAGGAGGGATCGACGGATTGATGCACATCACGGATATTTCGTGGGGCCGGATCAACCACCCCTCTGAAGTTCTGACCCTCGGTTCGAAAATCAAAGTCAAGATTTTGCAGTTCGACCGGGAACACCAGCGCGTATCCCTGGGACTGAAGCAAACCCTTCCCGATCCCTGGGAGAAAATAATTGAAAGATTCCCGGTGGGAGCGAGAGTAAAGGGAAAAGTTACCTCCATCACCGACTATGGCGCTTTCATTCAACTGCAAGAAGGGGTAGAGGGGTTGGTCCATGTTTCGGAAATGTCCTGGACCAAAAGAGTCAAGCATCCGTCCAAGATCTTATCTGTAGGGGATGAAGTGGAAGTCATGGTGCTGGAAGTGGAGCCGGGACAAAAAAGAATCTCCCTCGGGTTAAAGCAGACCGTCCCCAATCCCTGGGACACGATAGCCGAACGTTATCCCGTGGGAACGAAGATTCAGGGACGGATTAAAAACATCACCGATTTTGGGATTTTCATCGGCATTGATGAAGGGATCGATGGCTTGGTACACATTTCCGACGTTTCCTGGATTCAGCGCCTGAAACATCCCTCGGAAGTTTTTAAAAAGGGGCAGGAAGTTCAGGCCATCGTTTTGAACATTGATAAAGAAAATCAACGTTTCTCTCTGGGTATGAAACAAATTCAGAGGAACCCCTGGGACGATGTCCATCATCGCTTCAAAATCGGCCAGACCATTCAGGGCAAGGTAACCAATGTAACCAAATTTGGGGCTTTCGTGGAGATTGAACCGGGGATCGAGGGGTTGGTTCATATTTCGGAGTTAAGCAACCAGCGGGTGGAGAAGGCGACCGAAGTGGCCAAAGTAGGGGATGAGGTTCAAGCTGTAGTCATCAACGTGGATCCGAAGAAACACAAAATCGGCCTAAGCATCAAAGAAGTAGGTCGTTCTCAAGCGCATCCTTCTCGGAAAGAATCCCCCCCCGCCTATGATGACGATACCTCCGATTTCGGGCGCATGCTGAAGGAAGGATTGGAGAAGAGAGCACGCGAAAGCGACAACCTCCGGGAGCAGTAA